Within the Gloeobacter kilaueensis JS1 genome, the region ATGCTCAACTCGCCGCTAATCAGCATGGCGATGCCGGAGCCGGAGCCGGGCTTGCCGTTGACGGGCTCGGTATAGCGCAACTTGAAGTCGGGGTGGGCCTGGGCGATAGCGTCTACCACCTGCGCCGAGCGCAGGGGAGCAAAGGTGGTCGAGCCGCCGTAGTTAAACAGACCAGCCGGTACCTGCTCGACCGCCGCCATCGTGTCGTAGAGCTTGACGTTGGGCGCTTTGACGAGATTGGAGCGCCTGGGGAGGGTATCTGTGCCGCTGCTGTCGGGCTGGGCGGTGAGCGTGTCGCGGCTAGAAGATTTTGCGGTGCTGTTTTTCCAGAACAAGAAGCCACCACCCCCTAAAAGCAGCAGGGCTGCCAGGGCGAGCCAGGCGATAGGCGGGATGCCACCGCCGCCTTTGAGGCGCTGGCCGCAGATCTCGCAGTTGGTGGCTGTGCTCGGGTTGCGATCGTGGCCACACTTGGGGCAGGTCACATAGGTAACGTCAGAAACCACGGCGGTATACTCCTAGCTCAGACCAAGCTCTTCTTTGACGTTCGCTTCGATAATCCGGATCTGCTCGTCGGACAGGTGCAATTCCTCCTGCAATTCGAGCAACTGCGCCTGCTCCTCCGGGTCGATCTGCCGGTCGTTTTCAAGAAACGCCCGGAACATCAGGCCGTACTCGAGCACGGCTTCTTTGTTTTGGGGTTTGGGCATCAGCTGCTCGATGAGCTGCTTAGATTGTTCTTCGGAGATGCCGTAGCGGGTGCGGAAGCGATCGAGCAATGCCTGCTCAGTCGGGGTGATTGCACCGTCTTTGACACAGCTTTCGACCAGCTTGCGGTAGCGATCGATGTTGCTGTCGAGGGCCGAATCGCTCTCCAGCAGCACCGTCGGATTGAGCCGCCAGTCGCCTGCCGGGGCTTTTGTCTCGCCACTGGCAGGCCGCGACGGCGGCACCCAGGCTGGTTTTTGAGAAACCGCTTCGCCTGCAGCAGCAGGCAGATAGAGGTTGTAGGTCTTGATAAAATCCTCGATCGCTTCTTGGGCCGTGCGGTAGGCGGGGTTGTCCTCGCCGCCCTCGACGGTGCTGCGGTAGTCGTTCAGCCACTGCATCAGGCGCTGATAAAATTCTTGCTTGGCCGCTCGGGTGGCCGGAGCGGTGCCCAGGCGGGCCAGTTCGTCCGCCAGGACATCTTTGAGGCGGCGGTTGGCGTCGTTGAGCAGATAATCGGTCGCCGTCCGCCAGTCGGTGCCCACCACCTCGGTCTTTTCGAGGCCCGACTGGCGGTCGCTGTAGCGCAGGCGAATCTCGTCGTAGCCGGTGAGCTTGTTCTCGATCGAAAACAACAGCCCGAGAGCCTGGCCGAGCAGCACGTTGCGGCGCACCTGGACCTCGTCTTCGGTGGCGGGCATGATGTCGCGGAAGCGGTTCTCGTCGCTCGCGGTATGGAGCGGGTTGCGATCGGCGTCTTTAACTGCCCGGTAGACGCTGCGCATCCGGGCCATCCCTTCGATGAGGCGCAGCGGAAAGGCTCCCACTTCCTGGACAAAGAAGATCCGCTGTGGTTCGCCCAGGGGCCGGATGTCCTTGTCGGTAATGGTGCTGGTCTTACGGATGTAGGGCAGCAAGGTCGCCACCGCCGGATCGTCGGGTTTGTTGCCTCCCTCGATGCCCACCAGCGTCTGGCGTTTTTCGGGCCGGTCGTCCCAGCCCAGGCGCGCTTGATCTTGAGAAAAGCGCAAAAACGGCTCCGATTTTTCAAAGGTCGTCTTGATCTGCGCTTCCTGCTGCTCGACCGTTGGATAGCGCTCCAGAAACTTGCGGGCGGCGGAGACGCGGGTCGAACCGGCCCGGCCCACGAATTCGTCGAGGCTCGCGTCGATGAGGCGCATAAATAGATCGCGGGCTCGAAACGTGTCGAAGCTGGCTAGATCGAAGAGCCGGGCGTTGCTGTTGGCGAGCACTTTTTCGGAGATCAAGGCTGAGAGCCCATCCTCGCGCTCGCCCACCGTGCTGCGGTAGATCGAATCGACGTCTTTTTCGTCGTAGAGCAGGATGCCGTTGACCGTGAGCGTGCGCGTCTCGCGCAGGTAGGTGTTTTCTTTGTCTTTGAGCTGGGCGACGAGGTTTTCGAGCAGGCGCTCGAAGCTCGTCAGCTCGGCGAGCAACCTGCCCACTTCCTCGCGCAGGGCATCGACCAGTTGCACGCCCAGGGTGCGGCTTTTGACTTCAACCTTCGAGACGTAGGTCGTCTCGAGGGCCTGCAGAATGCCGTTAAACGTCTCGTCGATCCGCCGCTTGCGATCGAGCAGCAAAAACTGGCGGGCCTGATCGTCGATTTGTTTGGTGAGTGTCTGCAGGGCGTTCGCCGCCGAGCGCTCGCGGGGAATCCAGTCTTTCTGACGGTCCTGGTCGAAGCGGCTCTTGTAGTCGTTGAAGACTTCCTGGAGCACCTCGAGAAACTGGCGGGCAAACTTTGGCCCCCGGAAGCGGTCCTCGATCATCTTTGCCACCG harbors:
- a CDS encoding tubulin-like doman-containing protein, whose protein sequence is MAEYTGMTPTVIIGIGGTGKEIMIKIRRMIVESYGTLDALPIVSFLHLDTEQNAKVSEPQTVLKQDISLRPVEQVWTKVEDAKSILSRIGSYPYLAEWFPTQLKGTDSILAGAGQIRALGRFAFAVNYQQIKGAFAAARSRIRGYEKYMLDTWKVQLDQGINIFVVGSLSGGTGSGMLLDLAYNLRDWVPPSDLPQSSAYLVLPGAFSGLGDRVVANAYAALMELDYYSRNDTRFEAQYSTSPSDRIGDQASRDVPFNFCYLVGNSNNKVTFATLEAVLEMVAQNIFLDFSSGFSQYKKLVRDNIRKHWSSPDPLGYPQSFITFGLSSIQFPVERVINACASRLAGQVVRWWQNPTPSPTAMRDLIKTEVLPGLMLAESDNQHQLLDSLAMGDNSKPYSKEVADWIAGLRKRRNDLQIPFENLQRFVLVEQEKYAVHFNDGDTDPRRWSDFFQKMWDNFSRLNIQKRSELRETVAKMIEDRFRGPKFARQFLEVLQEVFNDYKSRFDQDRQKDWIPRERSAANALQTLTKQIDDQARQFLLLDRKRRIDETFNGILQALETTYVSKVEVKSRTLGVQLVDALREEVGRLLAELTSFERLLENLVAQLKDKENTYLRETRTLTVNGILLYDEKDVDSIYRSTVGEREDGLSALISEKVLANSNARLFDLASFDTFRARDLFMRLIDASLDEFVGRAGSTRVSAARKFLERYPTVEQQEAQIKTTFEKSEPFLRFSQDQARLGWDDRPEKRQTLVGIEGGNKPDDPAVATLLPYIRKTSTITDKDIRPLGEPQRIFFVQEVGAFPLRLIEGMARMRSVYRAVKDADRNPLHTASDENRFRDIMPATEDEVQVRRNVLLGQALGLLFSIENKLTGYDEIRLRYSDRQSGLEKTEVVGTDWRTATDYLLNDANRRLKDVLADELARLGTAPATRAAKQEFYQRLMQWLNDYRSTVEGGEDNPAYRTAQEAIEDFIKTYNLYLPAAAGEAVSQKPAWVPPSRPASGETKAPAGDWRLNPTVLLESDSALDSNIDRYRKLVESCVKDGAITPTEQALLDRFRTRYGISEEQSKQLIEQLMPKPQNKEAVLEYGLMFRAFLENDRQIDPEEQAQLLELQEELHLSDEQIRIIEANVKEELGLS